The genomic segment ttcGTTTTTCACTTTCCGCTACTACTCCTTTAATCGTTTTTGTACATCCGTAAGCATATATAGATGTTGTATACGCCGTGAATCCTTCGTTTATTATAGAAGGGAAAAATCTTTATCAGTACGatcgaactttttttttttacgatatATCATCTTTAAATCATTAAAACCTAGCTAGGATATATccataataataatcaaaaccaGATAACTCTATATTCAGCCAACCATGCATGGGAAACCAAAACATCCTCTagtattatgtaaaaaaaaccaAGGAAAAGATCACGAAGACAAATAGACAATAGTCTCAAAACAGAGAAGCAATCATCACGGGTTTGTCATGGGAGAGGAGGACTGATCATCTAGCTGCACCTCTTGCTCAATGTTTTGTAGAATACACCCATGCATGTTACCTTTGTTTGTGGACATAAGCCATCGGGCGAAATCGTGAATCACTGCGTGCATTGTAACCGTCTCATCACCAAGACCGTCTTCTAAAAGACAAAACGTCTTTCAAGCCTTGGACCAACACAAGGCCGTCGTTTTGGCAACCCTCGCGATCTTCTATGATTCCTTTTGACACCATAAGGCACACAAGCTCTTTTACCTTGATTACGCAACTCATGGGATACGAAGCACATAATAAAAAGCATGGCTTCATCTTTTTGTCTTGCAAACAATCATATGTCAACTTTAGAGAAGCATATATGATTTCACGAGTAAACATATCTTGCATGATGGTCTGCCCTTTTTAGGTTTTGCAAAGCAAACATCCAGTAGAAGGCAGGTAATCTCGATCGTCCTAGTAGTTTCCCCACGGCAGTGATGGCAAAAGGATAACCTTGaagtttgttacaaaattgATTTGCAGTGGGTGCAATAGTGGCTGACGTAGCATTGTCTCCAACCAGGGAGCAAAAATACTTCCAAGCATCATCAACGCTTAGGAAGtcaagttttagggtttgatcaaCTAGCAGCTTCCGGCACACACCGCGGTCCCTAGTGGTGATAAGAATTTTGACTCTCACCCCATTGTCTCCTTGATAATTTCTCCATGGAATACCGAAACGATCTAGATCGATGGAACTCTGAGCGTCATCAAGGATGAAGAGACACGTTTTAAAATTTCTGCAACTTGCGGAAGATTAAACCAGCTATTACAGCGTCGGGTGCATCCTCTGCGTAAAAAAGGGTCAATCTACGAGCGATTTGGTGTAGTTTCCTTCTGAAGTCAAACTTTTTACAACATTCAACccaaatcactaaatcaaactGTAGAGCAAAAGTTGGATTCTCAATGTTGGTGTGCAAAGTGCTTGCAATGACCGTTTTTCCAGAACCTTCTAAGCCCCACAGAGCAACCCTATTAACCGCATCGTCCTTTAGCAGGGATGTAATTTTGGCTACAAAACCCCCCAAATAACTCTCATGATCTGCCGTAGGACCACAAGTTGATTGCACAGGAACACCAACCCACGCCATGTTATTCATGATGTGAGCCTCGGCCTCCTCGTCTTATACCAATCAAAAACTTCACTGAACTTACGAATCTAGCAGATAGCTAggtaaaaaaagtaaataaaatactCAAGtgatatacaatatttttaggGGAAAAGGTCCAAAACTTACCAGATCGGACCATCCTTGTCTCCTCGAATCTTCATTTCGGCTTTTCTGTGGTGGGGAAAAACACAACCACCTCAACATCTTTATCATTATCAGTTTTCCTCTACTACTCTTTAAGAcctataaatatttgaatattgaagcgtatatatttttctcaagtCATCATCAGTActgttgaaaatattttaatttacgATATACATACATCATCTTAAAGTTTATCTGAAAGCGTAATTTATATTTGATCGGTTGATCCTAGTCAATATTTTTGATGCGAgaacttattttgttttgatctcATGGGCTTAGTAGGGCTTATATTGAGTTACAAACCAACAATATGATATCAAAAGCCTTGAATCTTAATACATTATCTCAATATCTAAAGCCAAAATCGATAGTGGCACCAGTAAGACAAGGTCTAAAAATTGTTATTTGTCTTTTGCATGTGATGGAAAAATTAGAATGTGAGAAGATTAAACTTAAAGCATTAGAACTTGAAGCAACGTATATACGTAACTGTcatgcaaaaatgaaaaatggaataaaacatttactaaacaaccaaaatgagtttaaactTAAAATGGAAAATACAAAAGATGGTAAAGGCCTTTTGAAGGGAAATTCTACATATAGATTTGAACAGTCAAAAGCAGCAAATTTTATTCTTACATTACTGATATTGATTATACAAAAGAAGTTTTGGAATGTGTCAACATCCAACACCAAAAAACATACGTTCGTAGTTTTCTTATCAATTAATTCATCGACAAGTAACTTTTTATAGTATGATGGctgatatatatttctaaaatatctaaGGTCGGACATATTACATTCGTACGTAGGGATTCTCTCTTTGACAAATGCAGTCATGTTCATCCGTAGGTGGTTAAGTTTGGGTTCATCTTCCAAGTTCTTACATGTGCATTGAAGAAAACGTTGTTTCATTTTAGCTTCCATTTCTTTAAAGCATTTCTTCTTACCATGAGATGAGAACCACATTTTCCAGGAAATGTGATGAGAGATCCCAACAGTCTTGGGGAGGTGCTCCAGCTGCTTCCACTTCcacatctaaatttttttatcaaccaaaacaaatttttagCTTATAgaatatatagtaatacaatagattaattttgtataaataacATACTACTGCTGTACCTTCAATATGGATTAGAATCAAACAGATGAAAATACAAGAAGAGATAAACAAGGTAGTTGACCTCatgttttgataaatattatctctACTGCTTggagataaatttttttttttttttggtctaattATGTTCTTTTGCTGTCACTTATCCACCACTCGTAGAGTCGTAGTATATATTAACcacacaacaaaaataaattgttccgataaatttgagaagaaaaacataactaaaGGGTGGAGCCAAGTCAACAAGATCGGCAGAAGAATCAGCTTccaattttaagaaaacataattcttactaaaattcaatttttcttttttgttatataaatgatttttatagtTGAACTTTTTGTGCGTCAAATCCCAGTATTGATGTttcgaaataaaatttatgattatgtaaTTTATGAAATCAAAACGTCTAGCTTCAGTTTACCGTAATCTCATAATTTCCACCATTTTGATGCAAAAATTATGATTTACTTGACACTTATAATTATGCGTAATTTTTTTAAGctatgatatttttgaaaaatatcgGAATCGGAacttaacaaattaaatttttttttttaattggcaCAATTTAAAAACCGTTCAATTTActttctcaagaaaaaaaaaaaaataatacgtATAATTCTAGACAAAAGTTAGACCgtatcaaaaccaaaccaaaccgaaaaaaatCGAACCGAAAACCAGATTAGCTGGGATTGAACCAGGCGAGAGAGCGTTCTATACACgaaccagaagaagaaagctgtaATTTTTATGGTgttgcgaggaagaagaagaagaagaagaaagctgcaATTGCAAGTAATTAAAGGCGAATTCTTGAAAAATCCTTTAGAGAAATGAGTGGTCACTGTTTATTTGCAGCTTCACCTCCTCGTCTCTTGCCTCTTCGCTCAATATCATcgagtgtttcttcttcttcttcttcttcttcttcttccggtaGTTACAGAATCAAATTCTCCGATGATGCCGCCGTTGAGTGTCGGAATCTATGTTTCTCCGCTAGTACAAGACAAGGGATCTCTGTTCCTATTCTCCGAGATTGCTCCTTTCGAATTCCTTGTGGACAATTGTGGATGATTCTTGGTCCCAATGGCTGTGGGAAATCTACTCTTTTGAAGgtctttctcctctctctctctctctctctcttcctacATCTCTTCTTTTCCTTGAATCATTGCATTTGCAGAGTAAAGACTCAAGCTTTTGTTAATGAACTCTCACTGTTCTTAAGTCGTCTGTGTAGACTAGGTTTGCTATATGTCACTCTTGGTTACTATCAGTTGGTTTTATAGATTATACTTAACAAATGCCAGATACAGTGTTTAATCTTCATGAACTGCTTGGAACTCTACAGATTTTAGCCGGTGTAGTGAATCCAACCAGCGGTACTGTCTTTGTGGAGAAACCAAAGAATTTTGTATTTCAGAATCCTGATCATCAGGTTAGTTTTGTTGCTCTTGCAATGTGACTACTGTTTCGTTTAGATGGTAAAGGATCATACTTTTATCTCCatctttgatttgtatttttgttttatggttgaGTTGCTTTGTGGTTAAGCTTCCTTTTTTCCTTATTACATACAGTCTTGATCCAAACCCttaatttgtttgaaaataaaGCAATGTTTCTAGTTTTTGTTAATAACGTTAGAAAGAATCAATTTGTTGCCACTGCTAAGGCAGATCAGTTAGTAAAAATTGGATTTGCTAAGATAATTACGCTCATTCTGGCCACATTTGAACACCTTCTTTTTCATCACAGGTAGTTATGCCTACAGTAGAAGCTGATGTGGCATTCGGTCTTGGCAAGTATCATGACATGGATCAGGAAGAAGTTAAGTCTAGAGTGATTAAAGCTTTGGATGCAGTTGGTATGCGTGATTATATGCAGGTAGGCTTATATTGAACTGCATAACAGTAAGTTATCTCTATGTGTGCTAGTTCcatttaagaaatatttttttattctggTATTGTTTCTAGAGACCGATTCAAACTCTTAGTGGTGGTCAGAAACAAAGAGTTGCCATTGCTGGTGCTTTAGCTGAGTCTTGCAAAGTGCTATTGTTGGATGAGCTCACAACTTTCCTAGAT from the Camelina sativa cultivar DH55 chromosome 12, Cs, whole genome shotgun sequence genome contains:
- the LOC104729913 gene encoding ABC transporter I family member 10, chloroplastic, whose protein sequence is MSGHCLFAASPPRLLPLRSISSSVSSSSSSSSSSGSYRIKFSDDAAVECRNLCFSASTRQGISVPILRDCSFRIPCGQLWMILGPNGCGKSTLLKILAGVVNPTSGTVFVEKPKNFVFQNPDHQVVMPTVEADVAFGLGKYHDMDQEEVKSRVIKALDAVGMRDYMQRPIQTLSGGQKQRVAIAGALAESCKVLLLDELTTFLDESDQMGVIKAVKDLINAKKGDVTALWVTHRLEELEYADGAVYMENGRVIRHGDAATISDFIKAKQSLYIDQIGS